The following proteins are encoded in a genomic region of Pseudodesulfovibrio mercurii:
- a CDS encoding XrtA system polysaccharide chain length determinant, with translation MHYVQLVGNHRGLFVFIVLLAMFIAIVTSYVLPKKYEAKSIVFIEQNVISDLVKGIAVTPSMDTKIKAIKVTMLSRNMLSKVINALDLDVDLKNEISLDSTIKSLRGRIKIGLDEKRGVFDIRFADTDPVLARDVVNTLTRVYIEDSVSNKRKESYEATRFLADQIEVFKKRIDEAKKEIEDYKVASGKVLTTNEYAVRREIEKGEDQIKDIDIRISTLESSRTMLLSNSPSRSRLRQQEQLLDDMLARYTENHPRVRQLENAIAETKRQIAHNSEEELSLIYSSPEYQHLKVQIRALNTQKANIEEEMASNKALLDQIPRAQAELQELKRKEKNEVIIYEKLVSRYGQSEVSKEMELQDKAVSFRVLDPAVIPTIPSSPNRPLIMLAGMAIGVAFGLGVIFLMDLIDPSIKNVDDLREFGIPVLAVIPKLKNVEEERKTSRRNLRIYVIVAVGLMIFLAFLGSEFLGLGLVDKLIAKGALVVQQWRM, from the coding sequence ATGCATTATGTCCAGTTGGTGGGCAACCATCGGGGACTGTTCGTGTTCATTGTCCTGCTGGCCATGTTCATTGCCATCGTGACGAGTTATGTCCTGCCCAAGAAGTACGAAGCCAAGAGCATCGTCTTCATCGAGCAGAACGTCATCAGCGATCTGGTCAAGGGCATCGCGGTCACGCCGTCCATGGACACCAAGATCAAGGCCATCAAGGTGACCATGCTCAGCCGCAACATGCTGTCCAAGGTCATCAACGCCCTGGATCTCGACGTGGATCTCAAGAACGAGATATCCCTGGACTCGACCATCAAGAGCCTGCGCGGCCGTATCAAGATCGGGCTCGACGAGAAACGCGGGGTGTTCGACATCCGTTTCGCGGACACCGATCCGGTCCTCGCGCGCGACGTGGTCAACACCCTGACCCGCGTCTACATCGAGGACAGCGTGTCCAACAAGCGCAAGGAGTCTTACGAGGCGACCCGCTTCCTGGCCGATCAGATCGAGGTTTTCAAAAAACGCATCGATGAGGCCAAGAAGGAGATCGAGGATTACAAGGTGGCCTCGGGCAAGGTCCTGACCACCAACGAATATGCGGTCCGACGGGAGATCGAGAAGGGCGAGGACCAGATCAAGGACATCGACATCAGGATAAGCACCCTGGAGTCCTCGCGCACCATGTTGCTCAGCAACTCGCCCTCGCGGTCCCGGCTGAGGCAGCAGGAGCAGCTTCTGGACGACATGCTCGCCCGCTACACCGAAAACCATCCCCGGGTCCGGCAACTGGAGAACGCCATTGCCGAGACCAAGCGGCAGATCGCCCATAACAGCGAGGAGGAGTTGTCGCTGATCTACAGCTCGCCGGAATACCAGCATCTGAAGGTTCAGATCCGGGCGTTGAACACCCAGAAGGCGAACATCGAGGAAGAGATGGCCTCGAACAAGGCCCTCCTGGACCAGATTCCCCGAGCCCAGGCCGAGTTGCAGGAGCTCAAGCGCAAGGAGAAGAACGAGGTCATCATCTACGAGAAGCTGGTCTCCCGCTATGGCCAGTCCGAGGTCTCCAAGGAGATGGAGCTCCAGGACAAGGCGGTTTCCTTCCGCGTGCTCGATCCGGCCGTGATTCCGACCATTCCGTCCAGCCCCAACCGTCCGCTGATCATGTTGGCGGGCATGGCCATCGGGGTGGCCTTCGGCCTTGGCGTGATTTTCCTTATGGATCTCATCGATCCGTCCATCAAGAACGTGGATGACCTGCGCGAGTTCGGCATTCCGGTGCTCGCGGTCATTCCCAAGCTCAAGAACGTCGAGGAGGAGCGCAAGACCTCCCGGCGCAACCTGCGGATTTATGTTATCGTCGCCGTGGGGCTCATGATCTTCCTGGCCTTTCTCGGCTCGGAGTTCCTGGGCCTGGGCCTTGTCGATAAGCTGATTGCGAAAGGCGCGCTCGTCGTGCAGCAATGGAGGATGTAA
- a CDS encoding ABC transporter ATP-binding protein, with translation MTTKTAIELRSISKAYGPAGNQEYALRDATLDVVRGEVLMLMGPSGSGKTTLLSIMGCILKPTSGSITVAGHDVSGLSERALGRIRLDNLGYIFQEYNLFPTLNVLENVMVALDLRGYTRRRARETAMKTLADVGLDDKAQVKPGTMSGGQKQRLAIARALAGSPQVILADEPTAALDSVNGQQVMELMHSLAKRGDRAVVVVTHDPRTVDFADRIVTIEDGLLHPQPQDGAKAPERKP, from the coding sequence ATGACGACGAAGACGGCCATCGAACTCCGGAGCATATCCAAGGCCTACGGCCCGGCGGGCAACCAGGAGTATGCCCTGCGCGACGCCACCCTGGACGTGGTCCGGGGAGAGGTGCTCATGCTCATGGGCCCGTCGGGCAGCGGCAAGACCACCCTCCTGTCCATCATGGGCTGCATCCTCAAGCCCACCTCGGGCTCCATCACCGTGGCGGGACACGACGTGTCCGGCCTGTCCGAGCGGGCCCTGGGGAGGATCCGGCTCGACAACCTCGGCTACATCTTTCAGGAATACAACCTGTTCCCGACCCTCAACGTCCTCGAAAATGTCATGGTCGCCCTGGACCTGCGGGGCTACACCCGCCGCCGGGCCAGGGAGACGGCCATGAAGACCCTGGCCGACGTGGGCCTGGACGACAAGGCCCAGGTCAAGCCCGGGACCATGAGCGGCGGGCAGAAACAGCGCCTGGCCATCGCCCGCGCCCTGGCCGGGTCGCCGCAGGTCATCCTGGCCGACGAACCCACGGCCGCCCTGGACTCGGTCAACGGCCAGCAGGTCATGGAGCTGATGCACTCCCTGGCCAAGCGGGGCGACCGCGCCGTGGTCGTGGTCACCCATGACCCCAGGACCGTGGATTTCGCCGACCGCATCGTGACCATCGAGGACGGCCTGCTCCACCCACAGCCCCAGGACGGGGCAAAGGCTCCCGAGAGGAAACCATGA
- a CDS encoding CAAX prenyl protease-related protein — protein sequence MTPLLARILPFCLYMAFVAVPEIGTRSGLFEVSAHTAAALYPVKIGLVGLALVLLWKRYDELSWADLGRMKDTTLSLVFGAVLFVLWINLDMPFAVTGDPQGFDPSGFGGLRLPMIAVRLFGAAIIVPIMEELFWRSFLARYLVDKNFTAVRHGTFTVFTFTATAILFGLEHNLWLAGILAGVAYNYIYMRTGSVVQCILSHGVTNLLLGVYVIATGHWLFW from the coding sequence ATGACTCCCCTGCTTGCCCGCATCCTGCCGTTCTGTCTGTACATGGCCTTTGTCGCCGTCCCGGAGATCGGGACACGGTCCGGGCTGTTCGAGGTTTCCGCCCACACGGCGGCCGCCCTCTACCCGGTCAAGATCGGATTGGTCGGCCTGGCCCTGGTGCTGCTGTGGAAGCGCTACGACGAGTTGTCCTGGGCGGACCTTGGTCGCATGAAGGACACGACCCTGAGCCTCGTGTTCGGCGCGGTGTTGTTCGTCCTTTGGATCAACCTCGACATGCCCTTTGCCGTGACCGGCGACCCCCAGGGCTTCGATCCGAGCGGGTTCGGCGGCCTGCGGCTGCCCATGATCGCGGTCCGTCTCTTCGGCGCGGCGATCATCGTGCCCATCATGGAGGAGCTGTTCTGGCGCTCCTTCCTGGCCCGCTACCTGGTGGACAAGAACTTCACGGCGGTGCGCCACGGCACCTTCACGGTCTTCACCTTCACGGCCACGGCCATCCTGTTCGGCCTTGAGCACAACCTGTGGCTGGCGGGCATCCTGGCCGGTGTGGCGTATAACTATATATACATGCGCACCGGCAGCGTCGTGCAGTGCATCCTGTCCCACGGGGTCACCAATCTCCTCCTCGGCGTCTACGTCATCGCCACGGGCCACTGGCTTTTCTGGTAA
- the prsT gene encoding XrtA/PEP-CTERM system TPR-repeat protein PrsT: MKLKNFVYLTMIIVLLAACGKNDVANMLEEGEQYRNDGNYSGAIVIYKTILDEHPNELKARLGLAKSYLATGKLDQARKNFEKYQLQNPYDKELGYDLARLERLSQNKPKALEYAAAYCKDYPESVEGALLFGHLLLEGGNDVQAEEWFSKALQLAPENTEARIGLAQVYKSRGRKDAADKAIAEVLAKDPTNREALYFKAGRELEDKNKKAYRQTFTAISDAYPHDAYAKYIKAQAMLEEKKFDTAAQLAKELRSMAPKMPYADKTVGLSMYLQKNYQEAINAYHKAISIRPDADSYFFLGLSYYAVGDLETAISHLRVAADRADDYLKAREMISMILLQQHRVDESMAEARKVLEKDADNVAARMTLADALTMKGETEEAIEQYEAVTKNRPDDSATYLKMGALNYAMGNMKQAETDLARAVTASPDSIRPMIILSAFYIKNGEKDMARATLEGGLNGSKTDSVLYFLLGRVELSDNNVDKAKEYLTKAKESNPDNSDPYITLAALHLAQKNPEGALTEYTALLERKPDYVRAWLGKALVLQLLHRPDEAEASFQEALKTNSPEAYLSYAGSLVRGGKPDQALAVLDDGRGKLPFNASLERLRAQVLLSMKRYEDVLQLCDELEEHSRSAALGLRTRTYMLKGDFDKAVGSAKQIIEFYPDQPLGYLTLADIYGGAGDKANQLATLEEGQKLCDSNSSILVALGNVYLASGETKKALSYIDAAIKRDENNYMAVTIRGNIYTLLGKDKEAVDSYNKALQLSQRYVPALNNLAMLYLRDPKTRLEALRLSYTAYMQRPGEPAVLDTFGYALAVNGRNDEAVQVLEKALENAGENPDIEYHLGYAYKQSGKNDKAVPLLEKVANCPNCANADAAKKLLAAIKSE, from the coding sequence GTGAAACTGAAGAATTTTGTCTACCTGACCATGATCATTGTCCTTCTTGCCGCATGCGGGAAGAACGACGTCGCCAATATGCTGGAAGAGGGCGAGCAGTACCGGAACGACGGCAACTATTCCGGCGCCATCGTCATCTACAAGACGATCCTCGATGAGCACCCCAATGAACTGAAGGCCCGGCTCGGTCTGGCCAAGTCGTACCTGGCCACCGGCAAGCTGGACCAGGCGCGCAAGAATTTCGAAAAGTACCAGCTGCAAAATCCGTATGATAAGGAATTGGGGTACGACCTGGCCCGTCTGGAGCGGCTTTCCCAGAACAAGCCCAAGGCCCTGGAGTACGCGGCCGCGTATTGCAAGGATTACCCCGAATCCGTGGAGGGCGCACTGCTCTTCGGGCACCTGCTGCTTGAGGGCGGCAATGACGTGCAGGCCGAGGAATGGTTCAGCAAGGCGCTCCAGCTGGCCCCCGAGAACACCGAGGCGCGCATCGGCCTGGCCCAGGTCTACAAGAGCCGGGGCCGGAAGGACGCCGCGGACAAGGCCATCGCCGAGGTCCTGGCCAAGGACCCGACCAACCGCGAAGCCCTGTACTTCAAGGCCGGCCGCGAGCTGGAGGATAAGAACAAGAAGGCCTACCGGCAGACCTTCACCGCCATCAGCGACGCCTATCCCCATGACGCCTACGCCAAGTATATCAAGGCCCAGGCCATGCTGGAGGAGAAAAAGTTCGACACCGCGGCCCAGTTGGCCAAGGAACTCCGGTCCATGGCGCCCAAGATGCCGTACGCCGACAAGACCGTCGGTTTGTCCATGTATTTGCAGAAGAACTACCAGGAGGCCATCAACGCCTACCACAAGGCCATATCCATCCGGCCCGACGCGGATTCGTATTTCTTCCTGGGCCTGAGCTACTACGCCGTGGGCGATCTGGAAACGGCCATCAGCCATCTCCGGGTGGCCGCGGACCGCGCCGACGACTATCTCAAGGCCCGTGAGATGATCTCCATGATCCTCCTGCAGCAGCACCGGGTTGACGAGTCCATGGCCGAGGCCCGCAAGGTCCTGGAAAAGGACGCCGACAACGTCGCCGCCCGGATGACCCTGGCCGACGCCCTGACCATGAAGGGCGAGACCGAAGAGGCCATCGAGCAATACGAGGCCGTGACCAAGAACCGGCCCGACGACAGCGCGACGTACCTCAAGATGGGTGCGCTGAACTATGCCATGGGCAACATGAAGCAGGCCGAGACCGACCTGGCCCGCGCCGTGACCGCTTCGCCGGATTCCATCCGGCCCATGATCATTCTGTCCGCCTTCTACATCAAGAACGGTGAGAAGGACATGGCCCGGGCCACCCTCGAAGGCGGCCTGAACGGCAGCAAGACGGACTCCGTGCTCTATTTCCTGCTCGGACGGGTGGAACTCTCGGACAACAACGTCGACAAGGCCAAGGAATATCTGACCAAGGCCAAGGAGAGCAATCCGGATAATTCCGATCCGTACATAACCCTCGCCGCCCTGCACCTGGCCCAGAAGAACCCCGAGGGCGCGCTCACGGAATACACGGCCCTGCTCGAGCGCAAGCCCGACTACGTCCGCGCCTGGCTGGGCAAGGCCCTGGTGCTGCAACTCCTGCATCGCCCGGATGAGGCGGAGGCGAGCTTCCAGGAAGCGCTCAAGACCAACAGTCCCGAGGCCTACCTCAGCTATGCCGGCAGCCTGGTGCGCGGCGGCAAGCCGGACCAGGCCCTGGCCGTGCTCGATGACGGACGCGGCAAGCTGCCCTTCAACGCCTCGTTGGAGCGTCTCCGGGCCCAGGTCCTGCTGTCCATGAAGCGGTACGAAGACGTGCTGCAACTCTGCGACGAGTTGGAAGAGCACAGCCGGAGCGCGGCCCTGGGCCTGCGCACCCGGACCTATATGCTCAAGGGCGACTTCGACAAGGCCGTGGGTTCGGCCAAGCAGATCATCGAATTCTACCCCGACCAGCCGTTGGGGTACCTGACCCTGGCCGATATCTACGGCGGGGCGGGCGACAAGGCCAACCAGTTGGCGACCCTGGAAGAAGGACAGAAACTCTGCGATTCCAACTCGTCCATCCTGGTGGCGCTGGGCAACGTCTATCTCGCCTCCGGAGAGACCAAGAAGGCCTTGAGCTACATCGACGCGGCCATCAAGCGCGACGAGAACAACTACATGGCCGTGACCATCCGCGGCAACATCTACACGTTGCTGGGCAAGGACAAGGAGGCGGTGGACAGCTACAACAAGGCGCTCCAGCTGTCCCAGCGTTATGTCCCGGCCCTGAACAACCTGGCCATGCTCTATCTGAGGGATCCCAAGACCCGGCTCGAGGCGCTGCGGTTGAGCTATACCGCCTACATGCAGCGGCCCGGCGAGCCCGCGGTCCTGGATACCTTCGGCTACGCCCTGGCCGTCAACGGCCGCAACGACGAGGCCGTGCAGGTCCTGGAAAAGGCCCTGGAAAACGCCGGGGAGAACCCGGATATCGAATACCACCTCGGATATGCCTACAAGCAGTCCGGAAAGAATGATAAAGCCGTGCCCTTGCTCGAGAAGGTCGCGAATTGTCCCAACTGCGCCAATGCCGATGCGGCCAAGAAACTGCTGGCCGCCATCAAGAGCGAATAG
- a CDS encoding ABC transporter permease — MIATIACQNLFHDKLRLVVTLTGIVFSVVLITIQVGLFLGFTTTISSVIDHSGADVWVTSPGVKNFDIALPLKESKYYDTLSAPGVARAAKFITQFANWKKPDGGQESIQIIGFEPAKGMGGPWGMVAGSTDLLDLRDGIIPDQLYVDKLGVPRQGVVVEINDKRARVVGFTQGIRSFTTSPFVFANLDTAWKVSSLKPGEFTYILVKADKGVSPEALRDSIRRHVQGVDVYTTGEFSWKTQRYWMFNTGAGTGILIAAFLGLVVGTVIVAQTLYATTLDHIAEFATLKAMGAPNSYIYGILLTQASLSAVLGYGFGITISIMVSRLSDFTATAIVIPPLLGGGMFFLTLFMCVSSAVISIRKVMALDPILVFKGR; from the coding sequence ATGATCGCCACCATCGCCTGCCAGAATCTTTTCCACGACAAGCTCCGTCTGGTCGTGACCCTGACCGGAATCGTCTTTTCCGTGGTCCTGATCACCATCCAGGTGGGCCTCTTCCTCGGGTTCACCACGACCATCTCGTCGGTCATCGACCACTCCGGGGCCGACGTCTGGGTGACCTCGCCGGGCGTCAAGAACTTCGACATCGCCCTGCCCCTCAAGGAGAGCAAGTATTACGATACGCTGTCCGCGCCGGGCGTGGCCCGGGCCGCCAAGTTCATCACCCAGTTCGCCAATTGGAAAAAGCCGGACGGCGGCCAGGAGTCGATCCAGATCATCGGCTTCGAACCGGCCAAGGGCATGGGCGGCCCCTGGGGCATGGTGGCCGGGTCCACCGACCTCCTGGACCTGCGCGACGGCATCATCCCGGACCAGCTCTACGTGGACAAGCTCGGCGTCCCCAGGCAGGGGGTGGTCGTGGAGATCAACGACAAGCGGGCCCGCGTGGTCGGGTTCACCCAGGGCATCCGGTCCTTCACCACCTCGCCCTTCGTGTTCGCCAATCTGGACACGGCCTGGAAGGTTTCGAGCCTGAAACCCGGCGAATTCACATACATTCTGGTGAAAGCGGACAAGGGCGTCTCCCCCGAGGCCCTGCGCGACTCCATCCGCCGACACGTGCAGGGCGTGGACGTCTACACCACCGGGGAGTTCAGCTGGAAGACCCAGCGGTACTGGATGTTCAACACCGGCGCTGGCACGGGCATCCTCATCGCCGCCTTCCTCGGCCTCGTTGTTGGCACGGTCATCGTGGCCCAGACCCTGTACGCCACCACCCTGGACCACATCGCGGAGTTCGCCACCCTCAAGGCCATGGGCGCGCCCAATTCCTACATATACGGCATCCTGCTCACCCAGGCGTCCCTGAGCGCCGTGCTCGGCTACGGGTTCGGCATCACCATCTCGATCATGGTCTCCCGGCTCAGCGATTTCACGGCAACGGCCATCGTCATCCCCCCCCTGCTGGGCGGGGGCATGTTCTTTCTTACCCTGTTCATGTGCGTCAGCTCTGCGGTGATCTCCATCCGCAAGGTCATGGCGCTCGACCCGATCCTGGTCTTCAAGGGGAGGTAG
- a CDS encoding HlyD family secretion protein — translation MRIVLLLLAITIGAAVYVVHESPQWLSASLPDVGSSTEDMAATPPISNRSPWVAAYGRVEPATEERDLAFEISGVIESVVVEEDEHITRGQPLAYLRDDQYVAHLATAKANAQAKKAYYDKLVAGARKEEKSEAQSVVQRTKSVMINARNEMNRRMELLDKKLIAKEEVDRATKDFLVAEKQYEEAVQRMLITENQSRKEDILMAWAEYQAAVQGAMEAEAQLDQTVLRSPIDGIVLRRHRLPGEHVSVFVETPVMTVADVSKFNVRAELDKKFVTLVHAGQDAYFTSEAFGDERIRGKVLRKAGTMQLTEIPPRTPGEKVDKTVLEVIIALEPREGMVTGLTGDVFIQTEKTVGSEFNSIVNDKP, via the coding sequence ATGAGAATAGTACTCTTGCTCCTGGCGATCACCATCGGCGCCGCGGTCTACGTGGTCCATGAATCGCCGCAGTGGCTTTCCGCCTCCCTGCCCGACGTCGGCAGCTCCACCGAAGACATGGCCGCGACCCCGCCGATCAGTAACCGCTCCCCGTGGGTGGCGGCCTACGGCCGAGTCGAACCGGCCACCGAGGAACGTGACCTGGCCTTCGAAATCAGCGGGGTGATCGAATCCGTGGTGGTCGAGGAGGACGAGCACATCACCAGGGGCCAGCCCCTGGCCTATCTCCGCGACGACCAGTACGTGGCCCATCTGGCCACGGCCAAGGCCAACGCCCAGGCCAAGAAGGCGTACTACGACAAGCTGGTGGCCGGGGCGCGCAAGGAGGAGAAGAGCGAGGCCCAGTCCGTGGTCCAGCGGACCAAGTCCGTGATGATCAACGCGAGAAACGAAATGAACCGGCGCATGGAACTCCTCGACAAGAAACTCATCGCCAAGGAGGAGGTGGACCGGGCGACCAAGGACTTTCTCGTGGCCGAAAAGCAGTACGAGGAGGCCGTCCAGCGCATGCTCATCACTGAAAACCAGTCGCGCAAGGAAGACATCCTCATGGCCTGGGCCGAGTACCAGGCCGCGGTGCAGGGCGCCATGGAGGCCGAGGCCCAGCTGGACCAGACAGTGCTCCGTTCACCCATCGACGGCATCGTCCTGCGGCGCCACCGGTTGCCGGGCGAACATGTGTCGGTCTTCGTGGAGACCCCGGTCATGACCGTGGCCGACGTCAGCAAGTTCAACGTCCGGGCCGAACTGGACAAGAAGTTCGTGACCCTGGTGCACGCGGGCCAGGACGCCTACTTCACCAGCGAAGCCTTCGGCGACGAGCGGATCAGGGGCAAGGTGCTGCGCAAGGCGGGCACCATGCAGCTGACCGAGATTCCGCCCCGGACGCCCGGCGAAAAAGTGGACAAGACCGTGCTCGAGGTGATCATCGCGCTGGAGCCCAGGGAAGGCATGGTCACCGGTTTGACCGGCGACGTCTTCATCCAGACGGAAAAGACCGTTGGCTCCGAATTCAACTCCATCGTCAACGACAAGCCCTGA
- a CDS encoding TIGR03013 family XrtA/PEP-CTERM system glycosyltransferase has product MVAIASVRVFKDFLLLVLALFLCSVMLYNEPTEMLALFEGRPADVSVLIGVILVSFLVVHIIVHYLAPSRNAGALGLVISLIVASNMTFFIYWQTDLFKRLEEMILVLLCLFGLNHTLWLLFSSYWRKIPGLVHRVIIVGNGQLAQDMRLLAAQSGGRYEFKDYVECRSGDFADPAAQVDHPTNRILEAARRAKASKIVVSLTERRAAFPLQEILDCKLSGIEVLEAPEFYERVNQKLMLEKITPSWFIFAKGFKIIGIRRFGKRVLDVILSLIGIILVSPILPLVMIGIKLDSPGPVLFKQIRVGKGDKEFIIYKFRSMRQDAERKSGAVWARENDNRITRFGQFLRKSRIDEIPQLFNVLMGSMSLIGPRPERPEFVRELKKIVPYYAERHFVKPGITGWAQVCYPYGASVEDAFEKLRYDLYYIKNYSLWFDFRIMFKTVLVMLKKMGR; this is encoded by the coding sequence ATGGTAGCAATCGCATCAGTCAGGGTCTTCAAGGACTTCCTGCTTCTGGTCCTGGCGCTGTTCCTGTGCTCGGTGATGCTGTACAACGAACCGACCGAGATGCTCGCCCTGTTCGAAGGACGTCCAGCGGACGTGTCCGTACTGATCGGGGTCATCCTGGTTTCGTTCCTGGTCGTGCACATCATCGTCCACTACCTGGCGCCGTCGCGCAATGCCGGGGCCCTGGGGCTGGTCATCAGCCTGATCGTGGCCTCGAACATGACCTTCTTCATCTACTGGCAGACCGATCTGTTCAAGCGGCTTGAGGAGATGATCCTGGTCCTGTTGTGCCTGTTCGGCCTCAACCATACCCTGTGGCTGCTGTTTTCCTCCTACTGGCGGAAAATTCCGGGGTTGGTGCACCGGGTGATCATCGTGGGCAACGGCCAGCTGGCCCAGGACATGCGCCTTCTGGCCGCCCAGTCGGGCGGGCGTTACGAGTTCAAGGACTACGTGGAATGCCGGTCCGGTGATTTCGCCGATCCCGCGGCCCAGGTGGACCATCCCACCAACAGGATTCTCGAGGCCGCCCGGCGGGCCAAGGCGAGCAAGATCGTGGTTTCCCTGACCGAGCGCAGGGCCGCTTTCCCGCTCCAGGAGATCCTGGACTGCAAATTGAGCGGCATCGAGGTCCTCGAGGCCCCGGAATTCTACGAGCGGGTCAACCAGAAGCTGATGCTCGAGAAGATCACCCCGAGCTGGTTCATCTTCGCCAAGGGGTTCAAGATCATCGGCATCCGCCGCTTCGGCAAGCGCGTGCTGGACGTGATCCTGTCCCTGATCGGCATCATCCTCGTCTCGCCCATCCTGCCCCTGGTCATGATCGGCATCAAGCTGGACTCCCCCGGCCCGGTGCTCTTCAAGCAGATTCGCGTGGGCAAGGGCGACAAGGAGTTCATCATCTACAAGTTCCGCTCCATGCGCCAGGACGCCGAACGGAAGTCCGGCGCGGTCTGGGCCCGGGAGAACGACAACCGGATCACCCGGTTCGGCCAGTTCCTCCGCAAGTCCCGCATCGACGAGATTCCGCAGCTGTTCAACGTGCTCATGGGCAGCATGAGCCTGATCGGCCCCCGGCCCGAGCGCCCCGAGTTCGTGCGGGAGTTGAAGAAGATCGTGCCGTACTATGCGGAGCGTCATTTCGTGAAGCCCGGCATCACCGGCTGGGCCCAGGTCTGCTATCCCTACGGCGCATCTGTTGAAGACGCCTTTGAAAAATTGCGTTATGATCTGTATTACATTAAAAATTATTCACTGTGGTTCGATTTCAGGATCATGTTCAAGACCGTGTTGGTCATGTTGAAGAAGATGGGCCGCTAG
- a CDS encoding polysaccharide biosynthesis/export family protein, whose product MKKLLLVLLIVLCMPVLAQAKDYVVGEGDNLFVHVWGEDELKTAVIVRPDGKMSMPGIDDIVAAGKTVPELKKEVSEKLSSLVKDPIVSISLLRSVNSRVFVVGGGVQPQVYDMPQRTTLLQVLASVGSLDAADLNKSYVYRKGKKVMSDFSGLFSKGEFEKDIQLEPGDMIFLPVKYDRNVFVIGAVNQPKAIFFQEGLTVLDALLQAGNFSKYADEDEVLIIRKDGDKKITIPVKTKDLIKKGDQSQNILLQAGDYIVASESFF is encoded by the coding sequence GTGAAGAAGCTGTTGCTGGTTCTGCTGATCGTGTTGTGCATGCCCGTCCTGGCCCAGGCGAAGGACTACGTCGTGGGCGAGGGGGACAACCTCTTCGTGCATGTCTGGGGCGAGGATGAACTCAAGACCGCGGTCATTGTCCGCCCCGACGGCAAGATGTCCATGCCGGGCATCGACGATATCGTGGCGGCGGGCAAAACCGTGCCCGAGTTGAAGAAGGAAGTCAGCGAAAAGCTTTCCTCGCTGGTCAAGGACCCCATCGTCAGCATCTCCCTGCTCAGAAGCGTCAACAGCCGGGTCTTCGTGGTGGGCGGCGGCGTCCAGCCGCAGGTGTACGACATGCCTCAGCGCACGACCCTGTTGCAGGTGCTCGCCTCGGTGGGCTCCCTGGATGCGGCGGACCTGAACAAGTCCTATGTCTACCGCAAGGGCAAGAAGGTCATGTCCGATTTTTCCGGTCTGTTCAGCAAGGGCGAATTCGAGAAGGACATCCAGCTCGAACCCGGCGACATGATCTTTCTGCCGGTCAAGTACGACCGCAACGTCTTCGTCATCGGCGCGGTGAACCAGCCCAAGGCGATTTTCTTCCAGGAAGGCCTGACCGTCCTGGACGCCCTGTTGCAGGCGGGCAATTTCAGCAAGTACGCCGATGAGGACGAGGTCCTGATCATCCGCAAGGACGGCGACAAGAAGATCACCATTCCCGTCAAGACCAAGGACCTGATCAAGAAGGGCGACCAGAGCCAGAACATCCTGTTGCAGGCGGGCGACTACATCGTCGCCAGTGAAAGCTTCTTCTAG